The following are encoded together in the Malaya genurostris strain Urasoe2022 chromosome 3, Malgen_1.1, whole genome shotgun sequence genome:
- the LOC131437478 gene encoding sodium-dependent nutrient amino acid transporter 1-like isoform X4, which produces MPQGMNEFKSGASNGLTLLPMEQANGIAITVALPNTPVREKWGKDVEFMLSCIAYSVGFGNIWKFPYTALQNGGGAFLIPYLVVLFVIGRPIYYLEMVMGQFCSSGCVKIYDLAPIMRGVGVGQSLAMFVVMTYYTPVLAITLHYLIASFSTELPWSKCDPSWSRCIDSSYLGYWNDSDSMLDFKNVSAELYFTKTVMHRAPLNEGIGMPDLYLTLCLSISWMLVATILIKGIRSTGKAAYFLALFPYVIIIILFIHSCTLEGSIKGIMYFLTPKWDQLFTAHVWMEAVTQCFFSLSICFGGIIAYSSFNNFSNNVYRDAMIISWLDTFTSIIVGCIVFGVLGNLAHVTHKENIQDVVRQGPGLTFMAYPDAIAKFEYFPQLFSVLFFMMLFIVGIGSNLGVITSIITAIRDRCPTLPNWKVASTISVIGFCLSTIYMTPGGLDLLDVFDNYGAKYVTLTLALVELITFGWIYGVDRICRDIQFMLNIDTSIFWRVCWAIVAPLVVGVIMIGSFVGHEPVAVPFVYNAMGWFIYTIAVIQLPLWAIYAVLTQKQKGLLRKTWQAFKPSKTWGPEDESTRDLYNAYVERNESALNRKQRFNLWRFVYQRVFK; this is translated from the exons ATGCCACAGGGGATGAATGAATTTAAATCAGGCGCATCTAATGGACTGACGTTGTTGCCCATGGAG CAAGCGAACGGAATAGCCATTACCGTGGCCCTCCCAaacacaccagtgcgagagaagTGGGGTAAGGATGTTGAGTTCATGCTGTCCTGCATAGCCTACTCGGTTGGGTTTGGTAATATCTGGAAGTTTCCGTACACTGCATTGCAGAATGGAGGAGGAGCGTTTCTCATTCCATATCTGGTTGTTCTGTTTGTGATTGGACGACCAATCTACTACCTGGAGATGGTGATGGGGCAGTTCTGCAGTAGtggttgtgtgaaaatttacgatTTGGCACCAATAATGAGAG GTGTTGGCGTTGGCCAGTCTCTGGCGATGTTCGTAGTTATGACTTACTATACGCCGGTATTGGCGATTACGTTGCATTACCTGATAGCGTCCTTCAGCACGGAGCTTCCGTGGAGTAAATGTGATCCTTCCTGGAGCCGGTGCATTGATTCGAGTTATCTTGGATACTGGAATGATAGCGATTCCATGCTAGATTTCAAGAACGTTTCGGCCGAACTTTATTTTAC GAAAACAGTTATGCATCGGGCTCCACTCAACGAAGGGATCGGAATGCCCGATCTTTATCTGACTCTGTGTCTTTCGATTTCTTGGATGCTCGTTGCCACCATTTTGATAAAAGGCATTCGCAGCACCGGAAAGGCTGCGTATTTTCTGGCTCTGTTTCCGTACGTGATTATAATAATACTATTCATTCACTCTTGCACTCTAGAGGGATCAATAAAAGGGATTATGTACTTTCTAACACCGAAGTGGGATCAACTTTTCACAGCTCACGTTTGGATGGAAGCTGTGACGCAGTGTTTCTTCTCGTTATCGATCTGTTTCGGCGGAATCATTGCTTACTCATCGTTCAACAATTTTTCTAACAATGTTTACAG AGATGCCATGATCATCTCATGGTTGGATACATTCACTTCAATTATTGTAGGCTGCATCGTGTTTGGAGTACTCGGTAACCTTGCTCACGTGACTCACAAGGAAAACATCCAAGATGTCGTACGGCAAGGACCAGGACTAACTTTTATGGCCTACCCGGATGCAATTGCAAAGTTTGAATACTTCCCTCAGCTTTTCTCGGTTCTTTTCTTCATGATGCTCTTCATAGTTGGCATAGGAAGCAACCTAGGAGTAATCACTAGCATTATAACTGCTATTCGCGATCGCTGTCCGACGTTACCGAACTGGAAAGTTGCCAGTACAATCAGCGTCATCGGATTTTGTTTGAGTACGATCTACATGACCCCAGGTGGGTTAGACCTGTTGGATGTGTTTGACAATTATGGAGCTAAATATGTTACACTGACACTAGCACTAGTAGAGCTGATTACCTTTGGGTGGATCTACGGAGTGGATCGCATTTGCCGAGACATCCAATTCATGCTGAACATCGATACCAGTATATTCTGGAGAGTTTGCTGGGCGATCGTGGCACCGCTTGTTGTTGGAGTGATTATGATTGGGAGTTTCGTGGGCCACGAACCGGTAGCAGTTCCATTTGTGTATAATG ctATGGGTTGGTTCATTTACACAATCGCGGTGATCCAACTTCCACTCTGGGCTATCTACGCGGTGCTTACTCAAAAACAAAAGGGATTACTGCGGAAAACTTGGCAGGCTTTCAAACCGTCTAAAACATGGGGTCCAGAGGATGAATCTACGAGGGATTTGTATAACGCATATGTTGAAAGAAATGAAAGCGCCTTGAATCGCAAACAGAGATTTAATTTGTGGCGATTTGTTTACCAGAGGGTTTTTAAATGA
- the LOC131437478 gene encoding sodium-dependent nutrient amino acid transporter 1-like isoform X1 — protein sequence MNGSGAMENKARKDSRTKNIANGLNQQANGIAITVALPNTPVREKWGKDVEFMLSCIAYSVGFGNIWKFPYTALQNGGGAFLIPYLVVLFVIGRPIYYLEMVMGQFCSSGCVKIYDLAPIMRGVGVGQSLAMFVVMTYYTPVLAITLHYLIASFSTELPWSKCDPSWSRCIDSSYLGYWNDSDSMLDFKNVSAELYFTKTVMHRAPLNEGIGMPDLYLTLCLSISWMLVATILIKGIRSTGKAAYFLALFPYVIIIILFIHSCTLEGSIKGIMYFLTPKWDQLFTAHVWMEAVTQCFFSLSICFGGIIAYSSFNNFSNNVYRDAMIISWLDTFTSIIVGCIVFGVLGNLAHVTHKENIQDVVRQGPGLTFMAYPDAIAKFEYFPQLFSVLFFMMLFIVGIGSNLGVITSIITAIRDRCPTLPNWKVASTISVIGFCLSTIYMTPGGLDLLDVFDNYGAKYVTLTLALVELITFGWIYGVDRICRDIQFMLNIDTSIFWRVCWAIVAPLVVGVIMIGSFVGHEPVAVPFVYNAMGWFIYTIAVIQLPLWAIYAVLTQKQKGLLRKTWQAFKPSKTWGPEDESTRDLYNAYVERNESALNRKQRFNLWRFVYQRVFK from the exons ATGAACGGTTCTGGTGCCATGGAAAATAAAGCGAGAAAGGACTCGCGCACCAAAAACATCGCCAACGGTTTAAAT caGCAAGCGAACGGAATAGCCATTACCGTGGCCCTCCCAaacacaccagtgcgagagaagTGGGGTAAGGATGTTGAGTTCATGCTGTCCTGCATAGCCTACTCGGTTGGGTTTGGTAATATCTGGAAGTTTCCGTACACTGCATTGCAGAATGGAGGAGGAGCGTTTCTCATTCCATATCTGGTTGTTCTGTTTGTGATTGGACGACCAATCTACTACCTGGAGATGGTGATGGGGCAGTTCTGCAGTAGtggttgtgtgaaaatttacgatTTGGCACCAATAATGAGAG GTGTTGGCGTTGGCCAGTCTCTGGCGATGTTCGTAGTTATGACTTACTATACGCCGGTATTGGCGATTACGTTGCATTACCTGATAGCGTCCTTCAGCACGGAGCTTCCGTGGAGTAAATGTGATCCTTCCTGGAGCCGGTGCATTGATTCGAGTTATCTTGGATACTGGAATGATAGCGATTCCATGCTAGATTTCAAGAACGTTTCGGCCGAACTTTATTTTAC GAAAACAGTTATGCATCGGGCTCCACTCAACGAAGGGATCGGAATGCCCGATCTTTATCTGACTCTGTGTCTTTCGATTTCTTGGATGCTCGTTGCCACCATTTTGATAAAAGGCATTCGCAGCACCGGAAAGGCTGCGTATTTTCTGGCTCTGTTTCCGTACGTGATTATAATAATACTATTCATTCACTCTTGCACTCTAGAGGGATCAATAAAAGGGATTATGTACTTTCTAACACCGAAGTGGGATCAACTTTTCACAGCTCACGTTTGGATGGAAGCTGTGACGCAGTGTTTCTTCTCGTTATCGATCTGTTTCGGCGGAATCATTGCTTACTCATCGTTCAACAATTTTTCTAACAATGTTTACAG AGATGCCATGATCATCTCATGGTTGGATACATTCACTTCAATTATTGTAGGCTGCATCGTGTTTGGAGTACTCGGTAACCTTGCTCACGTGACTCACAAGGAAAACATCCAAGATGTCGTACGGCAAGGACCAGGACTAACTTTTATGGCCTACCCGGATGCAATTGCAAAGTTTGAATACTTCCCTCAGCTTTTCTCGGTTCTTTTCTTCATGATGCTCTTCATAGTTGGCATAGGAAGCAACCTAGGAGTAATCACTAGCATTATAACTGCTATTCGCGATCGCTGTCCGACGTTACCGAACTGGAAAGTTGCCAGTACAATCAGCGTCATCGGATTTTGTTTGAGTACGATCTACATGACCCCAGGTGGGTTAGACCTGTTGGATGTGTTTGACAATTATGGAGCTAAATATGTTACACTGACACTAGCACTAGTAGAGCTGATTACCTTTGGGTGGATCTACGGAGTGGATCGCATTTGCCGAGACATCCAATTCATGCTGAACATCGATACCAGTATATTCTGGAGAGTTTGCTGGGCGATCGTGGCACCGCTTGTTGTTGGAGTGATTATGATTGGGAGTTTCGTGGGCCACGAACCGGTAGCAGTTCCATTTGTGTATAATG ctATGGGTTGGTTCATTTACACAATCGCGGTGATCCAACTTCCACTCTGGGCTATCTACGCGGTGCTTACTCAAAAACAAAAGGGATTACTGCGGAAAACTTGGCAGGCTTTCAAACCGTCTAAAACATGGGGTCCAGAGGATGAATCTACGAGGGATTTGTATAACGCATATGTTGAAAGAAATGAAAGCGCCTTGAATCGCAAACAGAGATTTAATTTGTGGCGATTTGTTTACCAGAGGGTTTTTAAATGA
- the LOC131437478 gene encoding sodium-dependent nutrient amino acid transporter 1-like isoform X5 encodes MNGSGAMENKARKDSRTKNIANGLNQQANGIAITVALPNTPVREKWGKDVEFMLSCIAYSVGFGNIWKFPYTALQNGGGAFLIPYLVVLFVIGRPIYYLEMVMGQFCSSGCVKIYDLAPIMRGVGVGQSLAMFVVMTYYTPVLAITLHYLIASFSTELPWSKCDPSWSRCIDSSYLGYWNDSDSMLDFKNVSAELYFTKTVMHRAPLNEGIGMPDLYLTLCLSISWMLVATILIKGIRSTGKAAYFLALFPYVIIIILFIHSCTLEGSIKGIMYFLTPKWDQLFTAHVWMEAVTQCFFSLSICFGGIIAYSSFNNFSNNVYRDAMIISWLDTFTSIIVGCIVFGVLGNLAHVTHKENIQDVVRQGPGLTFMAYPDAIAKFEYFPQLFSVLFFMMLFIVGIGSNLGVITSIITAIRDRCPTLPNWKVASTISVIGFCLSTIYMTPALVELITFGWIYGVDRICRDIQFMLNIDTSIFWRVCWAIVAPLVVGVIMIGSFVGHEPVAVPFVYNAMGWFIYTIAVIQLPLWAIYAVLTQKQKGLLRKTWQAFKPSKTWGPEDESTRDLYNAYVERNESALNRKQRFNLWRFVYQRVFK; translated from the exons ATGAACGGTTCTGGTGCCATGGAAAATAAAGCGAGAAAGGACTCGCGCACCAAAAACATCGCCAACGGTTTAAAT caGCAAGCGAACGGAATAGCCATTACCGTGGCCCTCCCAaacacaccagtgcgagagaagTGGGGTAAGGATGTTGAGTTCATGCTGTCCTGCATAGCCTACTCGGTTGGGTTTGGTAATATCTGGAAGTTTCCGTACACTGCATTGCAGAATGGAGGAGGAGCGTTTCTCATTCCATATCTGGTTGTTCTGTTTGTGATTGGACGACCAATCTACTACCTGGAGATGGTGATGGGGCAGTTCTGCAGTAGtggttgtgtgaaaatttacgatTTGGCACCAATAATGAGAG GTGTTGGCGTTGGCCAGTCTCTGGCGATGTTCGTAGTTATGACTTACTATACGCCGGTATTGGCGATTACGTTGCATTACCTGATAGCGTCCTTCAGCACGGAGCTTCCGTGGAGTAAATGTGATCCTTCCTGGAGCCGGTGCATTGATTCGAGTTATCTTGGATACTGGAATGATAGCGATTCCATGCTAGATTTCAAGAACGTTTCGGCCGAACTTTATTTTAC GAAAACAGTTATGCATCGGGCTCCACTCAACGAAGGGATCGGAATGCCCGATCTTTATCTGACTCTGTGTCTTTCGATTTCTTGGATGCTCGTTGCCACCATTTTGATAAAAGGCATTCGCAGCACCGGAAAGGCTGCGTATTTTCTGGCTCTGTTTCCGTACGTGATTATAATAATACTATTCATTCACTCTTGCACTCTAGAGGGATCAATAAAAGGGATTATGTACTTTCTAACACCGAAGTGGGATCAACTTTTCACAGCTCACGTTTGGATGGAAGCTGTGACGCAGTGTTTCTTCTCGTTATCGATCTGTTTCGGCGGAATCATTGCTTACTCATCGTTCAACAATTTTTCTAACAATGTTTACAG AGATGCCATGATCATCTCATGGTTGGATACATTCACTTCAATTATTGTAGGCTGCATCGTGTTTGGAGTACTCGGTAACCTTGCTCACGTGACTCACAAGGAAAACATCCAAGATGTCGTACGGCAAGGACCAGGACTAACTTTTATGGCCTACCCGGATGCAATTGCAAAGTTTGAATACTTCCCTCAGCTTTTCTCGGTTCTTTTCTTCATGATGCTCTTCATAGTTGGCATAGGAAGCAACCTAGGAGTAATCACTAGCATTATAACTGCTATTCGCGATCGCTGTCCGACGTTACCGAACTGGAAAGTTGCCAGTACAATCAGCGTCATCGGATTTTGTTTGAGTACGATCTACATGACCCCAG CACTAGTAGAGCTGATTACCTTTGGGTGGATCTACGGAGTGGATCGCATTTGCCGAGACATCCAATTCATGCTGAACATCGATACCAGTATATTCTGGAGAGTTTGCTGGGCGATCGTGGCACCGCTTGTTGTTGGAGTGATTATGATTGGGAGTTTCGTGGGCCACGAACCGGTAGCAGTTCCATTTGTGTATAATG ctATGGGTTGGTTCATTTACACAATCGCGGTGATCCAACTTCCACTCTGGGCTATCTACGCGGTGCTTACTCAAAAACAAAAGGGATTACTGCGGAAAACTTGGCAGGCTTTCAAACCGTCTAAAACATGGGGTCCAGAGGATGAATCTACGAGGGATTTGTATAACGCATATGTTGAAAGAAATGAAAGCGCCTTGAATCGCAAACAGAGATTTAATTTGTGGCGATTTGTTTACCAGAGGGTTTTTAAATGA
- the LOC131437478 gene encoding sodium-dependent nutrient amino acid transporter 1-like isoform X3, whose translation MPQGMNEFKSGASNGLTLLPMEQQANGIAITVALPNTPVREKWGKDVEFMLSCIAYSVGFGNIWKFPYTALQNGGGAFLIPYLVVLFVIGRPIYYLEMVMGQFCSSGCVKIYDLAPIMRGVGVGQSLAMFVVMTYYTPVLAITLHYLIASFSTELPWSKCDPSWSRCIDSSYLGYWNDSDSMLDFKNVSAELYFTKTVMHRAPLNEGIGMPDLYLTLCLSISWMLVATILIKGIRSTGKAAYFLALFPYVIIIILFIHSCTLEGSIKGIMYFLTPKWDQLFTAHVWMEAVTQCFFSLSICFGGIIAYSSFNNFSNNVYRDAMIISWLDTFTSIIVGCIVFGVLGNLAHVTHKENIQDVVRQGPGLTFMAYPDAIAKFEYFPQLFSVLFFMMLFIVGIGSNLGVITSIITAIRDRCPTLPNWKVASTISVIGFCLSTIYMTPGGLDLLDVFDNYGAKYVTLTLALVELITFGWIYGVDRICRDIQFMLNIDTSIFWRVCWAIVAPLVVGVIMIGSFVGHEPVAVPFVYNAMGWFIYTIAVIQLPLWAIYAVLTQKQKGLLRKTWQAFKPSKTWGPEDESTRDLYNAYVERNESALNRKQRFNLWRFVYQRVFK comes from the exons ATGCCACAGGGGATGAATGAATTTAAATCAGGCGCATCTAATGGACTGACGTTGTTGCCCATGGAG caGCAAGCGAACGGAATAGCCATTACCGTGGCCCTCCCAaacacaccagtgcgagagaagTGGGGTAAGGATGTTGAGTTCATGCTGTCCTGCATAGCCTACTCGGTTGGGTTTGGTAATATCTGGAAGTTTCCGTACACTGCATTGCAGAATGGAGGAGGAGCGTTTCTCATTCCATATCTGGTTGTTCTGTTTGTGATTGGACGACCAATCTACTACCTGGAGATGGTGATGGGGCAGTTCTGCAGTAGtggttgtgtgaaaatttacgatTTGGCACCAATAATGAGAG GTGTTGGCGTTGGCCAGTCTCTGGCGATGTTCGTAGTTATGACTTACTATACGCCGGTATTGGCGATTACGTTGCATTACCTGATAGCGTCCTTCAGCACGGAGCTTCCGTGGAGTAAATGTGATCCTTCCTGGAGCCGGTGCATTGATTCGAGTTATCTTGGATACTGGAATGATAGCGATTCCATGCTAGATTTCAAGAACGTTTCGGCCGAACTTTATTTTAC GAAAACAGTTATGCATCGGGCTCCACTCAACGAAGGGATCGGAATGCCCGATCTTTATCTGACTCTGTGTCTTTCGATTTCTTGGATGCTCGTTGCCACCATTTTGATAAAAGGCATTCGCAGCACCGGAAAGGCTGCGTATTTTCTGGCTCTGTTTCCGTACGTGATTATAATAATACTATTCATTCACTCTTGCACTCTAGAGGGATCAATAAAAGGGATTATGTACTTTCTAACACCGAAGTGGGATCAACTTTTCACAGCTCACGTTTGGATGGAAGCTGTGACGCAGTGTTTCTTCTCGTTATCGATCTGTTTCGGCGGAATCATTGCTTACTCATCGTTCAACAATTTTTCTAACAATGTTTACAG AGATGCCATGATCATCTCATGGTTGGATACATTCACTTCAATTATTGTAGGCTGCATCGTGTTTGGAGTACTCGGTAACCTTGCTCACGTGACTCACAAGGAAAACATCCAAGATGTCGTACGGCAAGGACCAGGACTAACTTTTATGGCCTACCCGGATGCAATTGCAAAGTTTGAATACTTCCCTCAGCTTTTCTCGGTTCTTTTCTTCATGATGCTCTTCATAGTTGGCATAGGAAGCAACCTAGGAGTAATCACTAGCATTATAACTGCTATTCGCGATCGCTGTCCGACGTTACCGAACTGGAAAGTTGCCAGTACAATCAGCGTCATCGGATTTTGTTTGAGTACGATCTACATGACCCCAGGTGGGTTAGACCTGTTGGATGTGTTTGACAATTATGGAGCTAAATATGTTACACTGACACTAGCACTAGTAGAGCTGATTACCTTTGGGTGGATCTACGGAGTGGATCGCATTTGCCGAGACATCCAATTCATGCTGAACATCGATACCAGTATATTCTGGAGAGTTTGCTGGGCGATCGTGGCACCGCTTGTTGTTGGAGTGATTATGATTGGGAGTTTCGTGGGCCACGAACCGGTAGCAGTTCCATTTGTGTATAATG ctATGGGTTGGTTCATTTACACAATCGCGGTGATCCAACTTCCACTCTGGGCTATCTACGCGGTGCTTACTCAAAAACAAAAGGGATTACTGCGGAAAACTTGGCAGGCTTTCAAACCGTCTAAAACATGGGGTCCAGAGGATGAATCTACGAGGGATTTGTATAACGCATATGTTGAAAGAAATGAAAGCGCCTTGAATCGCAAACAGAGATTTAATTTGTGGCGATTTGTTTACCAGAGGGTTTTTAAATGA
- the LOC131437478 gene encoding sodium-dependent nutrient amino acid transporter 1-like isoform X2, which yields MNGSGAMENKARKDSRTKNIANGLNQANGIAITVALPNTPVREKWGKDVEFMLSCIAYSVGFGNIWKFPYTALQNGGGAFLIPYLVVLFVIGRPIYYLEMVMGQFCSSGCVKIYDLAPIMRGVGVGQSLAMFVVMTYYTPVLAITLHYLIASFSTELPWSKCDPSWSRCIDSSYLGYWNDSDSMLDFKNVSAELYFTKTVMHRAPLNEGIGMPDLYLTLCLSISWMLVATILIKGIRSTGKAAYFLALFPYVIIIILFIHSCTLEGSIKGIMYFLTPKWDQLFTAHVWMEAVTQCFFSLSICFGGIIAYSSFNNFSNNVYRDAMIISWLDTFTSIIVGCIVFGVLGNLAHVTHKENIQDVVRQGPGLTFMAYPDAIAKFEYFPQLFSVLFFMMLFIVGIGSNLGVITSIITAIRDRCPTLPNWKVASTISVIGFCLSTIYMTPGGLDLLDVFDNYGAKYVTLTLALVELITFGWIYGVDRICRDIQFMLNIDTSIFWRVCWAIVAPLVVGVIMIGSFVGHEPVAVPFVYNAMGWFIYTIAVIQLPLWAIYAVLTQKQKGLLRKTWQAFKPSKTWGPEDESTRDLYNAYVERNESALNRKQRFNLWRFVYQRVFK from the exons ATGAACGGTTCTGGTGCCATGGAAAATAAAGCGAGAAAGGACTCGCGCACCAAAAACATCGCCAACGGTTTAAAT CAAGCGAACGGAATAGCCATTACCGTGGCCCTCCCAaacacaccagtgcgagagaagTGGGGTAAGGATGTTGAGTTCATGCTGTCCTGCATAGCCTACTCGGTTGGGTTTGGTAATATCTGGAAGTTTCCGTACACTGCATTGCAGAATGGAGGAGGAGCGTTTCTCATTCCATATCTGGTTGTTCTGTTTGTGATTGGACGACCAATCTACTACCTGGAGATGGTGATGGGGCAGTTCTGCAGTAGtggttgtgtgaaaatttacgatTTGGCACCAATAATGAGAG GTGTTGGCGTTGGCCAGTCTCTGGCGATGTTCGTAGTTATGACTTACTATACGCCGGTATTGGCGATTACGTTGCATTACCTGATAGCGTCCTTCAGCACGGAGCTTCCGTGGAGTAAATGTGATCCTTCCTGGAGCCGGTGCATTGATTCGAGTTATCTTGGATACTGGAATGATAGCGATTCCATGCTAGATTTCAAGAACGTTTCGGCCGAACTTTATTTTAC GAAAACAGTTATGCATCGGGCTCCACTCAACGAAGGGATCGGAATGCCCGATCTTTATCTGACTCTGTGTCTTTCGATTTCTTGGATGCTCGTTGCCACCATTTTGATAAAAGGCATTCGCAGCACCGGAAAGGCTGCGTATTTTCTGGCTCTGTTTCCGTACGTGATTATAATAATACTATTCATTCACTCTTGCACTCTAGAGGGATCAATAAAAGGGATTATGTACTTTCTAACACCGAAGTGGGATCAACTTTTCACAGCTCACGTTTGGATGGAAGCTGTGACGCAGTGTTTCTTCTCGTTATCGATCTGTTTCGGCGGAATCATTGCTTACTCATCGTTCAACAATTTTTCTAACAATGTTTACAG AGATGCCATGATCATCTCATGGTTGGATACATTCACTTCAATTATTGTAGGCTGCATCGTGTTTGGAGTACTCGGTAACCTTGCTCACGTGACTCACAAGGAAAACATCCAAGATGTCGTACGGCAAGGACCAGGACTAACTTTTATGGCCTACCCGGATGCAATTGCAAAGTTTGAATACTTCCCTCAGCTTTTCTCGGTTCTTTTCTTCATGATGCTCTTCATAGTTGGCATAGGAAGCAACCTAGGAGTAATCACTAGCATTATAACTGCTATTCGCGATCGCTGTCCGACGTTACCGAACTGGAAAGTTGCCAGTACAATCAGCGTCATCGGATTTTGTTTGAGTACGATCTACATGACCCCAGGTGGGTTAGACCTGTTGGATGTGTTTGACAATTATGGAGCTAAATATGTTACACTGACACTAGCACTAGTAGAGCTGATTACCTTTGGGTGGATCTACGGAGTGGATCGCATTTGCCGAGACATCCAATTCATGCTGAACATCGATACCAGTATATTCTGGAGAGTTTGCTGGGCGATCGTGGCACCGCTTGTTGTTGGAGTGATTATGATTGGGAGTTTCGTGGGCCACGAACCGGTAGCAGTTCCATTTGTGTATAATG ctATGGGTTGGTTCATTTACACAATCGCGGTGATCCAACTTCCACTCTGGGCTATCTACGCGGTGCTTACTCAAAAACAAAAGGGATTACTGCGGAAAACTTGGCAGGCTTTCAAACCGTCTAAAACATGGGGTCCAGAGGATGAATCTACGAGGGATTTGTATAACGCATATGTTGAAAGAAATGAAAGCGCCTTGAATCGCAAACAGAGATTTAATTTGTGGCGATTTGTTTACCAGAGGGTTTTTAAATGA